Proteins from one Phormidium ambiguum IAM M-71 genomic window:
- a CDS encoding DUF1517 domain-containing protein yields the protein MYKKLLSAIKPFVKPIVVLGLVLTLALGQADGALAAGTGGRIGGGSFSVPSRTYSGPRSYAPAPSGGYYPYGGGGFGFPFLIPFFGFGGGFGGLFTIIIFLTLANFLVQTFRRVGAGETEELGYSSNPSVSVAKLQVGLLANARTLQAELNQIAEKADTGSPEGRAEVLQEATLALLRHPEYWIYAGTESQQARLAAAEAQFNRLSLTERSKFTSETLSNMNNLLKQATPNAALPAGETSGALVEAKQESGEYIVVTLLAATLGKLELPKVNSSEDLRQALRLFGGIPGDQLLAMEVLWTPQAEGDTLSSDDMIAEYPNLKLI from the coding sequence ATGTACAAAAAATTACTTTCAGCTATCAAACCATTTGTTAAACCGATCGTTGTTCTTGGCTTAGTACTCACCTTAGCACTAGGTCAAGCTGATGGGGCTTTAGCTGCCGGAACAGGTGGGCGTATTGGTGGTGGTTCTTTTAGCGTTCCTAGTCGCACTTATTCAGGGCCTCGCAGTTATGCCCCAGCACCTTCTGGAGGATATTATCCTTATGGTGGTGGCGGTTTTGGATTTCCTTTCCTAATTCCATTTTTTGGATTTGGAGGCGGTTTTGGTGGTTTGTTTACCATCATTATTTTCTTGACTTTAGCTAACTTTTTAGTCCAAACTTTTCGTCGAGTAGGGGCTGGCGAAACTGAAGAATTAGGATATTCCAGCAACCCAAGTGTTTCTGTAGCCAAGTTGCAGGTTGGTTTGTTGGCAAATGCCCGGACTTTGCAAGCCGAACTAAATCAAATTGCGGAAAAAGCAGATACTGGTTCTCCTGAAGGTCGCGCTGAAGTATTGCAAGAAGCTACATTAGCTTTGTTACGCCATCCCGAATACTGGATTTATGCGGGTACGGAAAGTCAACAAGCGCGTTTAGCGGCGGCGGAAGCTCAATTTAATCGTCTTTCTTTGACAGAACGGAGTAAGTTTACCTCTGAAACTCTGTCTAATATGAATAATCTGTTAAAGCAAGCTACTCCAAATGCTGCTTTACCAGCGGGTGAAACTTCTGGTGCTTTGGTGGAAGCAAAACAAGAGTCAGGTGAATATATTGTCGTGACTTTGTTAGCAGCTACTTTGGGCAAATTGGAATTACCAAAAGTGAATAGTTCAGAAGATTTACGTCAAGCTTTGCGTTTGTTTGGTGGTATTCCCGGAGATCAATTATTAGCAATGGAAGTTCTGTGGACTCCCCAAGCAGAAGGCGACACTCTTTCTTCTGATGACATGATTGCCGAATATCCTAATTTGAAACTGATTTAG
- the thiS gene encoding sulfur carrier protein ThiS — translation MTSEITLQVNGENRNCPPQMLIPDLLTHLGFNPRLVAVEYNGEILHRQFWLETEVREGDRLEVVTIVGGG, via the coding sequence ATGACTAGTGAAATTACATTACAAGTAAACGGCGAAAACCGTAATTGTCCCCCCCAAATGCTTATTCCTGACTTATTAACGCATTTAGGATTTAATCCCCGTTTAGTTGCCGTAGAGTACAACGGGGAAATTCTGCATCGACAATTTTGGTTAGAGACTGAGGTGAGAGAAGGCGATCGATTGGAGGTTGTGACGATCGTTGGAGGAGGCTAG
- a CDS encoding thiamine phosphate synthase codes for MVDRPKLLFAELPLQAQPALCRILDANLDRAREGLRIVEEWCRFGLNSSELAAECKQLRQEIAKWHTPELRAFRDTLGDVGTDLTHPQEETRTNIGQLLQANLCRVQEALRVLEEYGKLYLAEMGSAFKQMRYRTYVLETNLLGYQRQQKLLQSSLYLVTSASENLFAVVEAALEGGLTLVQYRDKTGNDDLRFEIAGKLCQLCHRYEALFIVNDRVDLALAVDADGVHLGQQDMPIATARQLLGPHKIIGRSTTNPQEMQRAIAEGADYIGVGPVFPTPTKAEKAATGLDYVRYAAQNANLPWFAIGGIDPSNLNDVLSAGADRVAVVRAIMQAEQPTLVTQYFISQLTRVQTLRNYRSHLPQSHD; via the coding sequence ATGGTCGATCGCCCCAAATTATTATTCGCCGAGTTGCCGCTACAAGCACAACCAGCTTTATGTCGTATATTAGATGCTAATTTAGACCGTGCCAGAGAAGGTTTAAGAATTGTTGAGGAATGGTGTCGCTTTGGTCTTAATAGTAGTGAGTTGGCAGCAGAATGCAAGCAACTGCGCCAAGAAATTGCTAAATGGCATACTCCAGAATTGCGGGCATTCCGCGATACTTTAGGAGATGTGGGAACTGATTTAACTCATCCTCAAGAAGAAACTCGCACTAATATTGGGCAACTTTTACAGGCAAATCTTTGTCGGGTACAAGAGGCGCTGCGAGTTTTGGAAGAATACGGCAAGCTTTATTTGGCGGAAATGGGTAGCGCGTTTAAGCAAATGCGTTATCGCACTTACGTTTTAGAAACGAATTTGTTAGGTTATCAACGGCAACAAAAGTTATTGCAGAGTTCTTTGTATTTGGTAACTTCTGCGTCAGAAAATTTGTTTGCGGTTGTGGAAGCTGCCTTGGAAGGTGGGTTAACTTTGGTTCAGTACCGGGATAAAACGGGAAATGATGATTTAAGGTTTGAAATTGCGGGGAAATTATGCCAATTGTGCCATCGTTATGAAGCTTTGTTTATTGTGAACGATCGCGTAGATTTGGCTTTAGCGGTGGATGCGGATGGCGTACATTTAGGACAACAGGATATGCCGATCGCTACTGCAAGGCAATTACTTGGCCCACATAAGATTATTGGACGTTCTACCACAAATCCCCAGGAAATGCAGCGAGCGATCGCAGAAGGCGCTGATTATATTGGTGTAGGGCCTGTTTTTCCCACTCCCACCAAAGCCGAAAAAGCCGCCACAGGTTTAGATTACGTGCGCTACGCCGCCCAAAACGCGAATTTGCCTTGGTTTGCCATTGGTGGTATCGATCCGAGTAATTTAAATGATGTACTCTCAGCAGGAGCAGATAGAGTTGCGGTAGTGAGAGCAATTATGCAAGCCGAACAGCCAACTTTAGTCACTCAGTACTTTATTTCCCAGTTAACTCGCGTGCAAACTTTACGCAATTATCGATCGCACTTACCCCAATCTCATGACTAG